The stretch of DNA TGGCGTCAATGGCGACAGGTCTTCAAGcagcacatcactgctgggtcacgtGCCGCTTGGGGACATGTCGCTGCTAAGGCCAATCATCGGCTGCAGCGGCACACGTGACCCCTGTCATCTGGAAGTTTACAGGATGGGGACCAAAGACCACTGAAGAAAGCCGAAGGGAGTGGTGGTGGGGGGCAGGGGAGTAGGATTTATTCGACAGGTGGCTAATGACAGTTAAAAGTCATAAAAGCTCGACAAACCCTGCATCACAGACAAAAGTAAAATAGGTTAAGGATTCCTCCATGTTTAACCAATTCTGACTGAAACACCATTATAAATTTACGGCAGGATGTTATACATCGGTCGCATATTCAAAATGGTGGCACCCATTTGCCAATACTGCTACTGTAAGTAACCCAACTCTGTAAAATACCTCTAAAAAAAAGTCCCCCTTTAATACACGTGCATGCATACATGAAACATGCAACAGTCTGTAAACTTTATCAGCAGAAGGAAcgcgctaatactgtgtgggcactgtaggggtgGACGGGGCTATGACATGGCACTGCCATGGCCGTATGCCACTGCCCCATACACAGATTTTGGCAGTATCACAAAGATACATATACAGCAATTTCCAGAGACACATCAACTGCAGAAACTACTCTCCCAGTAGGCTAGCGAACCGACATTAGCGCAGGATAATCCAATAATTCTCTATTGCTGGAGAAACTGTCAGCAGAATGTaagctgctgtgagcagcagtctGGattctgactggatgagcaggcaaAGTAAAAAGAAGGATTCCAATACCAGTAGTATACAGGGGAATTGCTGTAATGCGGAAGTGGTGAGTGCACCTGGGtgttgtccttaaaggggttatcccacaaaaattatgTCTCATCTATTCAAAGGATAGTTGAGACATAATGCACTGAGGATCCCCTTGTCATCCTGAGAATGAGGGGTCCCGAGTCTCCTCCCTGAATAGGACGGTAATGTGTTTGACGGCTCACtgctccattcagttctatgggactAATGTAGACAGTGCTCCTTCAGTCCCACAGAAAAGAATGGCGCAGTGGACAGACGTGCATTCAGGATGGCGGGGTCCTCAGTAGCTGGACCCTGTAATGCGTTACTTACTgcctatcctgtggacaggtgATAAATACATATTGATGCGATAACTCCTTTAATCTAATCCATCTAATAAAACAGCAACCACAGAGATAATAGCAATAAGAGCATAGTTGAGAGGTTTCCTGTATTCATTAGCTGAAGTCCTTGTAAGCCCTAAAGTGCATGTATTAATATACGTCTGACATTTCTCACCATGTAATGAAGTACGTAAAGTATGTGTTCCTGATACAATACATGTTGGCGATTCTTGACGTCTGCAACTCCATGAGCACAGACCCACCAATGGAGCATGCAGCACATGGACGTTGTAGGAAGACTGCTTCTTATGGTGTGGAGATCTAAGAAACGCTGCAGGGTATTGGCTCCCATTGATGGAGGCTGGTCCGCCGCTCAGAAAATTTCATGGACTCGGAAATGGTTATCCAATGAAGGTGTCTCATAGGCAAAATGGAACTGATTACCAACCTTTACGTCATAACCTTTAAGAAGTTCTGTAAACTTTCCGTGTTCTTCCCCGATCCAAGAACGCATAGAGTCACTTACTTGATATGGAGTGACATGAGTGTGAACTGCAATCCCTGTATGGGCAAATACCTTTAAAATGTTCGGGCACGTTACCCACGTGTTGCTACCTCCGGAATGGCCTCCGTCCAGCCAATACATGGCTTCTATGTTGGCAAGAAAAGAACTGATCTCTTTATCTTTTTTGGCTTCCTGCAATTCATGGAGCAGTTGATTTAACACGACGCAGCCTTTGCTGAACCCAATCACAGTGAACGACAGCGAACCCTTCATGGACGGTAGACCGAGGTAAACGGCAGGGTCTTTGGAGAAGCAAGAGTCCTCCCCTTCTTCAGAATGGCAACCGTTGGTAGAATACGTGGAACGACTGTAGTCTCTGTTACTGATGTACTTATTGCTGTCAGAGAGAAGTAGGTTATGAGCCATGGTGAAGGCATTGACAAGCAACGAGTGCAGCTGCTTAAAAGCTCCCAGTTCTGCGCTGTGCTTCGGAGCGCCAAACATATTGCTGGACACAAAGTGGTCGTAGCAGCTGAATTTGTGCAGGTGCATGCGCGACGGCTTTACTACCCAGATGTAGCTGGCGGGAAATCGTTCAGAAAGAATGGCAGAAATATCTTCCAGGCTCCAGCGCATCCAGCGAAAATTCTCTGCATGATTCGCCATAATATCCCGGTAATTCTGAAAGAATGAAGAAAACACAGGTAAGTATCAGAAAGGAGAAGCGGCATCAGAGGTTTGGCCGCTCTCCTGGTCTACATGTTCATACAGGGAAAGCTGTGAATCAGTCTGTGCGCGCCCAGCTTTACAAACTTATAATTGCTACCGCCATCAGACAGCGCCATATTCTCTACTTTAATAGGGAGGCTGCCAGTCACATAGTCTCACTATGGAGCAGCGCTGGATTCAGTGCATTACATGCCCACCTTCAACTGGTTCCCCCTACTACAACCATCAGCCATTGAGTGATGGGGATCTGCTCCAAGAGGCTGTTCAACAAGAATGATCTCTTTAAAGAATAAATTATACAGGTTATGAAGATGAAAATGACCCTTGTAATAAAATCTTTAAAATTTCaggacccttcagaattttctacatAAAGTTGAAActgcatcagattttcacacaagccctaaaagtagataaagataagcaaatcaaacaaatgtgttaaagggcttctgtcaccccattaaaccgtttttgtttttttctttactaataatccctatagtgcgatctcatgatacataatcaaattaatcattttggttcagtagaatttgctaaaaatcgatttttaaaatatgctaattaccttgctaccagcaagtagggcggctacttgctggtagccgccgcatcctccgatggtaatgacgccccctcggcatgctgattgacagggccagggaacggaatcgttctctgctggcgctgttagaatttgaaatctcgcgcctgcgccgtacctgtcttcaatcggcgtaggcgcactgagaggcggccgctcgctcgaccgctccatcctcaatgcgcctgcgtcgatgacgtcatcaagtacacccggaagagaagacgccggcatcgctggaaggagacggagagtctggtgacgtcgctggatgctcgaatcaggtaagtatgtacataataagcatgctgccacaaaaaccaccaacgaaatgggaataaataattttataaaaatgacagttattaacactataccaccaacgattattaataataaatctcttccgggtgtacttgatgacgtcatcgacgcaggcgcattgaggatggagcggtcgagagagcggccgcctctcagtgcgcctgcgccgattgaagacaggtacggcgcaggcgcgagatttcaaattctaacagcgccagcagagaacgattcccttccctggccctgtcaatcagcatgccgagggggcgtcattacgatcggaggatgcggctgctaccagcaagtagacgccctacttgctggtagcaaggtaattagcatattttaaaaatcaaattctactgaaccaaaatgattaatttgcttatgtatcatgagatcgcactatagggaatattagtaaagaaaaaaaaaaaaaaacggtttaatggggtgacagaaaccctttaagagtatTAGATTTGGGTCTGTGGTAGATTAAAAGATCAGGCagacaattgtcaggaaggaagcgttccttcccagcaatcaccTGCTCAGCGGAGGCGACCTTTgccattacatgcagcgatctcccccTCGGTTtgcggaggagcgatcactaatgccatcgctcgtccccatactgactagttgtttgccggcagcaggtagtgattacacagcacaatctgccgccagcaaacgatcattttttaaaccagtttAAAACTATGGATTGCCCAAGGAATaggcgtttgctcgttcatcaggtattcggcgacagtattacactgccagatcattgtTACTACAAATGCTTATTAGCGATAACCTGCCCAACTatcagccagtgtaatacaggctatggtcatttatttattaaagaaaatgatccaatatcacaagtCTGAttggtaaaagtatgtgaacttttaggattagcagataatttaaaggtgaaattagagtcaggGTGGTGACGAGCAGATTGGTTCACACTGCTACGTACAACTCCGATTCGTCCATCGCAGTAACGTACCCATAGTGGAGGGACTGTCCCTCTACCGCCGGTAAATTGCATGTTTCCAAATGCAATCAGATTAAAATGGCCGTGGGTCTCGGTAGAAAATCTTAATCTTGTGCATGCGTCATTACTGTGAGTAGCGAGTGATGCGCACAACAATCAATTCCAAATCCGGGTTCAAATTTGTTAATAAGTATGTTTGCCCATATTTTGATGACATGCAGCCACAATGTGCTACGTGCCTCCTGTCTGTACATCACTCACTGCAGCCCCACCATGGAATCCATACAGTGGTATACAAGTATAGGCCTATTCTGTCAGTAAAAcgggaaaaaataaagttacatagttaaaggggttgtgtcacttcagcaaatagcatttatcatgtagagaatgttaatacaagccacttcctaatgtattgtgattatacatattgcctcatttgctggctagatgcatttttccattacattatgcactgctcgtttccatggttacagaccaccctgcagtccatcagtggtggtcgtgcttgcacactatagggaaaagcaGGAAACCAAAAAAATGCCAACAGGAGCATAACCCTATAACTCATGTGTGGACACATAAAAGCCTCTCTACCAAATCACATAGACCACACATGTAATCTAACAAAACATCACGTTATTAATGACaataaacacacatataaaatcATGCGGATGAGTACGGTGATAGAGACCCCACTTGGCCAATAAAGTGCATCCAATATTAGATAAAGCGACCAGTGCAAAAGGCGAGAACCAGGAATTACTGTAGGGAAAACAACTCAGACTACCAACTGAGTAAAAGGTTGAACCTACATTAGTTGGCCCATACGGGTAGCAGAATTCAAGTAGTGATCAATACAGTCTACTGGTGCAGCCATATTCCCTTTGAAAAAGCTTGGCGAGGCAAAACGCGCATCCGGGAAACTGCTTCTTTTCCCCCCTTTGTTAGTATGGCGCATCAATTTATGTCTATTTTTGCATTTATGCATTATTGATTATGGCTGCACCAGTAGACTGTATTGATCACGtccgaaaaagtccaaactattaaaatattttaaaaaaattaaaagatctcctatgcggtgaacgccgaaacaggaaaaataaataaataaaaaactatcgattcgccattttttttgtcaccttgtccttccaaaaaataggataggaatgTTCgactatgggccggacgttccataaaatgcggaatacacgcagcttttttggcgttttatGTTTTCCGCGTGGtattgaatggtatcgagtatcgcaattcttttttatggtatcgaaatcaaatcaaaattttggtattgtgacaaccctagtcCAGACACCATGCCAAGAATGGACATGTCCCTTCCTGGTAGAGTTTTGGTTTTAAACAGTCGACCCACAAACTGCGACGCTACCTCCCGCTGAAAACCAAGGGAAGCAGACACCACGCTGACACAATTTTGGAGCGGTGTCCGTGCCAAAATCCCACTGCCAAATTTGATTAGTCACAAAAAGTGCCTAGGGCAGTATGGACTCCAAATACAGCCTTGATAAGGTATGATTTGTAGTCCCGAAAATGAAGCACACGAATGACCTCGCTAAAGCCATATAAGAAGAATGTATGTACTAGCATATAAAGATATACACGTAGATGTGACCTGCATATCCATCCGCCGGCTAGGAGCTTCTAAACCACAGCACAAGGACTCAGCTCAGGGCCATTAAGAAAAACAATACTATGGTACTGTATCCCATGATAGGGTTAACAGAGGGGCTGAAGATAGGAGCTCTAACCTATGTGAACGCTTGTCAGACAGTACACCGTAAGATGAAGGgccacaaaaataaaacatcattgtCACTCCAATCCGGGCCTCATACTTAGGTTCTCACCACAAACCAACATTTTTCCTTCCACCTCCCTGGAGCCTCCTTAGTTTTCACATAGGGGACagtatgtatgtttttttagtAGTGTTTTGTGGCCTTtggtcttctgcttctatcagacAAGCTGAGCTTTCACATACATCATCATGGCACATgtgatgtcactgac from Bufo bufo chromosome 7, aBufBuf1.1, whole genome shotgun sequence encodes:
- the C7H2orf69 gene encoding UPF0565 protein C2orf69 homolog; this translates as MRTLRRAVRSARRLLLHTVAGVISMCAGVSAVHDAPSMFRLLNVPGTEPAKCNDVMVSLPRSRAQRPHHVVYFPGDVQNYRDIMANHAENFRWMRWSLEDISAILSERFPASYIWVVKPSRMHLHKFSCYDHFVSSNMFGAPKHSAELGAFKQLHSLLVNAFTMAHNLLLSDSNKYISNRDYSRSTYSTNGCHSEEGEDSCFSKDPAVYLGLPSMKGSLSFTVIGFSKGCVVLNQLLHELQEAKKDKEISSFLANIEAMYWLDGGHSGGSNTWVTCPNILKVFAHTGIAVHTHVTPYQVSDSMRSWIGEEHGKFTELLKGYDVKVGNQFHFAYETPSLDNHFRVHEIF